The Candidatus Zixiibacteriota bacterium genome includes a window with the following:
- a CDS encoding tetratricopeptide repeat protein, translated as MTECNNKEIGALLHAYELGLLNDDDARRVETHLLECPYCARQSLEMAETSRLLRNDRDIKTLIGDLDESDQPVSTPETTTVDIRPAKHRTLWRSLAVAAAVLIVLLLKPWQYRLEPDDTAIAVENRLAVAPFVNLSDPADSNRLAAVISNLTTTDLSESKYFQVIPSQNLHDIERLLTRGDLDSGGVNDPVVIARATRARWLLTGNIIQNDPNLVITGQIIDGATGAIVASHRITTEAGNIFAAVDRLAARVREDLLSPSGLIDTFDPSVADVTTHSAEAYRWYLEGVELYGKKHYDAAEDCYQRAVAADSTFAMGWYCLVYYNIPYALEKAVRYSVNAGQKERLYITSLKAQRDGDPAQARAILEELVQRYPDEKIAWMELASMSREASDYKAARKELEQSLKADPAYGDALNLLSYVYLDLGDTSAALTTVESYIALEPNEPAPYDTKGDILSGQGDLEEAIAAYEHAVTVDSAFVRYLSLTKLGKLYTFAGRYEDSRRCFRQIVTEGDVTSRVMARAYLPMISLHEGQLERALTESNDVITADRLEEASSVNSWGRLLKQLTKGRILEAMDKPLEAAAVIPTDIPATDPAFGICQVQRAYYYAQAGFEDSANAIISDLKAALARAGMNEQPLWRAQAMIAYAESDYSTAIDYATKLTDPKWHTFDSRYVVARSHLARGDTYEAAAELQEITSNYNDWGMFFSGAWASAAHFYLGQALERTGKPNSALVQYEQYVALMQNADPRPLLLDQAGERINALKQGL; from the coding sequence GTGACTGAATGTAACAACAAAGAGATCGGGGCTCTGCTGCATGCCTATGAACTGGGGCTGTTGAACGATGATGACGCCCGTCGGGTAGAGACGCATTTGCTCGAATGCCCGTACTGCGCCCGTCAGAGTCTGGAGATGGCCGAGACCTCACGGCTGTTACGTAACGACCGGGATATTAAAACTCTGATCGGCGATCTTGATGAATCGGACCAACCGGTCTCCACACCCGAGACAACAACTGTGGATATTCGACCGGCAAAACATCGTACCCTCTGGCGGTCCCTGGCCGTTGCCGCAGCGGTTTTGATCGTCCTCCTGCTTAAACCATGGCAATATCGACTGGAGCCGGATGATACCGCCATTGCCGTTGAAAACCGACTGGCGGTAGCTCCTTTCGTGAATCTATCCGATCCGGCGGATTCTAACCGACTGGCAGCCGTTATATCAAACCTGACTACCACCGACCTGTCTGAATCGAAGTATTTTCAAGTTATCCCCAGCCAGAATCTGCACGATATCGAGAGATTGCTAACTCGAGGAGATCTGGATTCAGGCGGCGTCAACGATCCCGTTGTTATTGCCCGGGCGACTCGCGCCCGTTGGTTATTGACCGGGAACATTATCCAGAACGATCCCAATCTTGTTATAACCGGACAAATAATCGACGGCGCCACCGGGGCGATTGTCGCTTCGCATCGGATAACGACCGAAGCCGGAAACATCTTCGCGGCCGTAGATCGTCTCGCAGCCAGGGTGCGTGAGGACCTGCTCTCCCCTTCCGGTTTAATAGATACTTTCGATCCCTCCGTTGCCGACGTCACGACACACTCGGCCGAAGCTTATCGCTGGTACCTCGAGGGCGTCGAGCTATACGGCAAGAAGCACTACGATGCCGCAGAAGACTGTTATCAACGAGCCGTGGCCGCCGATTCAACCTTTGCTATGGGCTGGTATTGCCTGGTGTATTACAACATCCCCTATGCCCTGGAAAAAGCCGTCAGGTATTCCGTAAATGCCGGCCAGAAAGAGAGACTCTATATTACCAGTCTCAAAGCTCAGCGCGATGGTGATCCGGCGCAGGCGCGAGCCATTCTCGAAGAACTGGTACAACGCTACCCCGATGAAAAAATCGCCTGGATGGAATTGGCTTCCATGTCCCGAGAAGCGAGCGATTATAAAGCAGCCAGGAAAGAGCTGGAACAATCGCTCAAAGCCGACCCGGCCTACGGTGATGCCCTCAATCTGTTATCTTATGTCTATCTCGATCTGGGTGATACTTCAGCCGCTCTGACCACCGTTGAATCCTATATCGCCCTGGAACCGAACGAACCGGCCCCTTATGATACCAAGGGAGATATTCTATCCGGACAAGGTGATCTTGAGGAAGCGATTGCCGCCTATGAACATGCGGTAACGGTTGACTCTGCTTTTGTCAGGTATCTTTCGCTTACCAAATTAGGTAAGCTCTACACCTTTGCCGGTCGATATGAAGACTCACGTCGATGCTTCCGGCAAATCGTGACCGAAGGAGATGTCACCAGCCGTGTAATGGCCCGGGCTTATCTGCCGATGATTTCACTCCACGAGGGGCAACTGGAACGCGCCCTCACCGAAAGCAACGATGTCATCACGGCCGACCGTCTCGAGGAAGCCTCTTCGGTCAACTCCTGGGGCCGGCTCCTTAAGCAACTGACCAAAGGACGAATCCTGGAGGCTATGGATAAACCTCTCGAAGCTGCGGCAGTCATACCGACAGATATCCCGGCAACCGATCCGGCTTTCGGTATCTGTCAAGTTCAACGAGCTTATTATTATGCACAAGCCGGATTCGAAGACAGCGCCAACGCCATCATATCTGACTTAAAAGCCGCCCTGGCACGCGCCGGTATGAATGAACAACCTCTCTGGCGAGCGCAAGCCATGATAGCCTATGCCGAATCCGATTACTCGACGGCTATCGACTACGCTACGAAACTAACGGACCCCAAATGGCACACCTTCGATAGTCGTTATGTTGTAGCCAGATCGCATCTGGCCCGAGGAGATACTTATGAAGCGGCGGCAGAGCTACAAGAAATAACCTCCAACTATAATGATTGGGGTATGTTCTTCAGCGGCGCCTGGGCAAGCGCAGCTCATTTCTATTTAGGCCAGGCATTGGAACGAACGGGTAAACCGAATTCAGCCTTAGTCCAATACGAGCAATATGTCGCCCTCATGCAGAACGCCGATCCGCGTCCTCTTCTGCTTGACCAGGCCGGAGAACGTATAAACGCCTTGAAACAGGGATTATAA
- a CDS encoding Fur family transcriptional regulator has product MEDVINILRQCSIQPTPQRIAVVDYVLQTNQHPSADDVFNHAREKCPTVSRATVYNTLNLLVDKGLLQSQVIKEGIVVFDPNTKPHHHFVDNNTGEIHDIPWDVLEIKGKEKLNDFEIDEYQVVMRGRLRKK; this is encoded by the coding sequence ATGGAAGACGTGATAAACATACTCAGACAGTGCAGTATTCAACCGACTCCGCAAAGAATCGCGGTGGTGGATTATGTCCTTCAAACCAACCAGCACCCGTCGGCGGATGATGTTTTTAACCATGCCCGGGAAAAATGTCCTACAGTTTCGAGAGCAACTGTCTACAATACCCTTAACTTGCTTGTGGATAAAGGATTACTGCAGTCACAGGTAATAAAAGAAGGAATTGTGGTCTTTGATCCTAATACCAAGCCACATCACCACTTCGTTGATAATAATACCGGGGAGATTCATGATATTCCCTGGGATGTCCTTGAGATAAAAGGCAAAGAGAAACTCAATGATTTCGAGATAGATGAATACCAGGTCGTTATGCGCGGCAGATTGAGGAAGAAGTAA
- a CDS encoding peroxiredoxin codes for MQENNEYQEMSVGLPRLGAPAPSFEAKTTHGVLKLEDYKGSWLVLFSHPADFTPVCTTEFMGFAEIYPDLQKLNTQLLGLSVDSVYSHIAWVRNIEEKMGVKIPFPVIADLDMKVAKTYGMIHEGESTTETSRAVFIIDDKQILRAMIYYPLSTGRNMQEILRAIRALQTTDANGVATPANWQPGDKVIVPPPLTQEMAEERVNDKNVECTDWYFCKKNL; via the coding sequence ATGCAGGAAAACAACGAATATCAGGAAATGTCGGTAGGGCTGCCTCGTCTGGGAGCGCCGGCCCCGTCGTTTGAAGCCAAAACCACCCACGGCGTTCTTAAGCTGGAGGATTATAAGGGTAGCTGGCTGGTGCTGTTTTCACATCCGGCCGATTTCACCCCGGTCTGTACGACCGAGTTTATGGGCTTCGCCGAGATTTATCCGGATCTACAGAAACTCAACACCCAGTTACTGGGGTTGAGTGTTGACAGTGTCTACTCCCATATTGCCTGGGTACGCAATATCGAGGAAAAGATGGGCGTAAAGATTCCATTCCCGGTTATTGCCGATCTCGACATGAAGGTAGCCAAAACCTACGGGATGATTCACGAGGGCGAGAGCACCACCGAGACCAGCCGGGCGGTGTTTATTATCGACGATAAACAGATTCTCCGGGCAATGATCTACTACCCGCTGAGCACCGGCCGCAATATGCAGGAAATTCTCCGTGCCATCAGGGCGTTGCAGACGACCGATGCCAACGGAGTCGCGACACCGGCCAATTGGCAGCCGGGCGATAAGGTGATCGTGCCGCCGCCGTTGACCCAGGAGATGGCCGAGGAACGTGTCAATGATAAGAACGTCGAATGCACTGACTGGTACTTCTGCAAGAAGAACCTGTGA
- a CDS encoding efflux RND transporter permease subunit, translated as MILSDLSIKRPIMISMVLIVFLLFGCLAYYALNLELFPDITLPVVTVQTVYEGAGPKEIETQVTKRVEDAVSSISKIDYIRSYSMEGVSYVVIMFEVDKDENVANQEVKDQIDGILNDLPDNSDRPIIQKFDPSGKPVVELVLSGDLPPTELYDLADKILKNRISQTDGVSSVSITGGQEREIRIRMDNRVVYQNSLSLSQIAEYLAGQNLDMPGGYFQQASQDISVRLKGEFTDLDQMRALEIPTGNGFRRLDDMATVTDTGADVRMRTSFFNNIDKKMNDNVVILGVMKSDDGNTVEMAHLIKDNLPELSKLLPDGVSLRLATDDSVFAEDTADDTMSTIFLGIILTALILLLFLHNIRSTIIVGLSMPMSVISTFLLIKISGYSLNMMTLMGLSTAVGILVSNSVVVIENIFTRKQAGDSKAEAASRGTNEVVAAVVAATLTNLVVFLPIANMTSIIGTVYAPFGMTVVYATLFSLLMSFTLVPAMASRILPNKISDGGAFGRWSDNLIKKTEDAYRVSLKWVLANKRNGLAFIGLATAILIGSFWIGGHVGFDFIPRMDEGDINIEVELPLGYRIEETGALVDQIEQKLRSYDQVEYILTTIGQITQVDQGTNVAKVKVKLIPAAKRKETTDQMVTKFIEDFSIIPNANIRVLAVASIGSGQSPVQLAVTGSDMDTLNVITKRIINRIEDIPGLVGLNTSSREGKPEIALYPDRKKLSDAGITVYELAMTLRGAIEGIIATQYRESGEEYDIRVSLNDDAIDTPEEVENLAVVTQKGTFRLGQLARVVFSQGYSKIDHLDRVKMVMITGNNSTSYALGDITNEIDERIGDVYLPAGYHLKWEGNVKLMNETIVDMGRTFIIALILTYMLLAAVLESLTQPLVILATVPLAFIGIFIGLVVSGISMNAISMMAIVMLLGIVVNNAILQLDYTNQLVRKEKKDPTEALLIACPARLRPILMSTLAIILGMLPMALGMGASGREVRQSMGIVSISGLVSSTLLALIIIPVVSNMIMTRKTKKQ; from the coding sequence ATGATTCTGTCTGATTTATCAATAAAACGCCCGATCATGATCAGCATGGTCCTGATCGTCTTCCTCCTTTTCGGCTGCCTGGCTTATTACGCCCTCAATCTGGAACTGTTCCCCGACATCACCCTGCCGGTTGTGACGGTGCAGACGGTCTACGAGGGAGCCGGACCTAAGGAAATCGAGACTCAGGTCACCAAGCGAGTTGAAGACGCCGTTTCCTCCATATCAAAAATCGACTACATCAGATCCTATTCTATGGAGGGGGTCAGCTATGTAGTTATAATGTTCGAAGTGGACAAGGATGAGAATGTCGCCAACCAGGAGGTAAAAGATCAGATCGACGGTATCCTTAACGATCTTCCCGACAACTCCGACCGTCCGATCATTCAGAAGTTCGATCCCTCCGGTAAACCGGTGGTCGAACTGGTGCTATCCGGCGATTTACCGCCGACCGAGCTCTACGATCTAGCCGATAAAATCCTCAAGAATCGCATCTCGCAGACCGACGGCGTCTCATCGGTATCCATTACCGGCGGTCAGGAACGCGAAATTCGGATTCGGATGGACAACCGAGTCGTCTATCAGAACTCGCTGTCGCTGTCACAAATTGCCGAATATCTCGCCGGGCAGAATCTCGACATGCCGGGGGGGTATTTCCAACAAGCATCGCAGGACATTTCAGTTCGTCTCAAAGGCGAATTCACCGACCTCGATCAGATGAGAGCTCTGGAAATTCCTACCGGCAACGGTTTCCGCCGTCTGGATGATATGGCCACCGTCACCGATACCGGAGCTGATGTCCGGATGCGTACTTCCTTCTTCAACAACATCGACAAAAAAATGAACGACAACGTCGTCATTCTCGGTGTTATGAAATCCGACGACGGCAACACGGTGGAAATGGCTCACCTTATCAAGGACAACCTCCCCGAGCTGAGTAAGCTGCTGCCGGACGGAGTCAGTCTACGCCTGGCAACCGATGACTCGGTCTTCGCTGAAGATACCGCCGATGACACCATGAGTACGATCTTCCTCGGAATTATTCTGACCGCTTTGATCCTGCTCCTTTTCCTGCACAACATCCGATCGACGATTATTGTGGGACTGTCCATGCCGATGTCCGTTATCTCGACTTTTCTGTTGATCAAGATTTCGGGATATTCTCTCAATATGATGACGTTGATGGGGCTTTCTACCGCGGTCGGCATTTTGGTATCGAATTCGGTAGTTGTTATTGAAAATATCTTCACGCGGAAGCAGGCCGGTGACAGTAAAGCCGAAGCCGCATCACGCGGGACTAACGAGGTTGTCGCGGCCGTAGTGGCCGCAACTTTGACCAACCTCGTCGTATTTCTTCCTATCGCCAATATGACCAGTATCATCGGTACCGTGTACGCACCGTTCGGCATGACGGTGGTCTACGCTACTCTCTTCAGCCTGCTCATGTCCTTCACGTTGGTTCCGGCCATGGCTTCCAGGATTCTTCCGAATAAAATCAGTGACGGCGGCGCCTTCGGTCGCTGGTCCGACAACCTGATCAAGAAAACAGAAGATGCTTACCGCGTCTCCCTCAAATGGGTTCTGGCGAACAAGCGAAACGGCCTGGCTTTTATCGGGCTGGCAACCGCTATACTCATTGGTAGCTTCTGGATCGGCGGACATGTCGGCTTTGACTTCATCCCTCGCATGGATGAAGGTGATATAAACATTGAGGTGGAATTGCCACTCGGTTATCGTATCGAAGAAACCGGTGCGCTGGTTGATCAGATTGAGCAAAAACTTCGCAGCTACGATCAAGTCGAATATATCCTGACTACTATTGGACAGATTACCCAGGTCGATCAGGGGACGAACGTTGCGAAGGTTAAGGTTAAACTCATCCCGGCCGCCAAGCGCAAAGAAACCACCGATCAGATGGTCACCAAATTCATTGAGGATTTTTCCATTATCCCCAACGCCAACATCCGCGTATTGGCCGTCGCATCGATCGGATCAGGCCAGTCCCCGGTGCAGCTCGCCGTTACCGGGTCGGATATGGATACGTTGAATGTCATTACCAAACGCATCATCAACAGGATCGAAGATATCCCCGGACTGGTTGGATTGAACACCAGTTCTCGCGAAGGCAAACCGGAAATAGCCTTGTACCCCGATCGTAAGAAACTATCCGATGCCGGAATTACCGTCTATGAACTTGCCATGACCCTGCGCGGCGCCATCGAAGGTATCATAGCGACCCAGTATCGTGAGTCCGGTGAAGAATATGACATTCGCGTGAGTTTGAACGATGACGCTATCGACACCCCCGAAGAAGTCGAGAACCTGGCCGTGGTAACACAGAAAGGGACATTCCGCCTCGGTCAACTGGCGCGTGTGGTATTTTCTCAAGGATATTCGAAGATAGACCATCTGGATCGTGTTAAAATGGTCATGATTACCGGCAACAACTCCACCAGCTATGCCCTGGGAGATATCACCAACGAAATCGACGAGAGAATCGGAGATGTCTATTTGCCCGCCGGTTATCATTTGAAATGGGAAGGTAACGTGAAGCTCATGAACGAGACGATCGTTGACATGGGAAGAACGTTCATCATTGCTCTCATTCTGACTTACATGCTGTTGGCCGCCGTTCTCGAAAGCCTCACCCAACCTCTGGTTATTCTGGCCACCGTTCCCCTTGCTTTTATCGGGATTTTTATCGGTCTGGTCGTGTCGGGGATATCGATGAACGCTATCTCGATGATGGCCATCGTGATGTTGCTCGGAATCGTGGTTAACAACGCCATCCTGCAACTGGACTATACCAATCAACTCGTGCGCAAAGAAAAGAAGGATCCGACCGAAGCCCTTCTGATTGCCTGTCCGGCCAGACTTCGCCCGATCCTCATGTCCACCCTGGCGATCATCCTCGGTATGCTGCCAATGGCTCTTGGCATGGGCGCCTCCGGTCGTGAAGTCAGACAATCCATGGGAATAGTTTCGATCAGTGGACTCGTATCTTCGACATTGCTGGCCCTGATCATAATTCCGGTCGTGTCCAACATGATCATGACCAGAAAAACGAAAAAACAATGA
- a CDS encoding MarR family transcriptional regulator, translating into MIKAINRCWLSVKYAGRKVLAKYELDLTMEQLMVLFILRDRDGQNLRDLAEKADREKTTMTRMIDGLEKRNLVLRVPDRSDGRLKLVYRTKKGRQITENLEKHAIEFEETAQIDLTEKQINDTVKVLLKITANLGYDQ; encoded by the coding sequence TTGATAAAGGCAATCAACCGCTGCTGGCTGTCGGTTAAATATGCCGGTCGAAAGGTTCTGGCTAAATACGAGCTTGATCTGACCATGGAACAACTGATGGTTCTTTTCATCCTCAGAGATAGAGACGGTCAGAATCTAAGGGACCTGGCCGAGAAAGCCGATAGAGAGAAAACAACCATGACACGAATGATTGACGGTCTTGAGAAGCGTAATCTGGTATTACGCGTTCCGGACCGAAGCGATGGACGACTGAAACTCGTCTATCGGACCAAAAAGGGGCGACAAATAACTGAAAATTTGGAGAAACATGCTATCGAGTTCGAGGAGACGGCTCAAATTGATTTAACCGAAAAACAGATCAACGATACTGTTAAAGTGCTCCTGAAGATAACTGCAAACCTCGGATACGATCAATAA
- a CDS encoding sigma-70 family RNA polymerase sigma factor: MKVVFGLLMHLKDVEQSESEDIVQQALTRILEQYLATEIHTSFAAWAQKVLANTIAEYYRRQSMIRRKLDSIAQNRSAEAEFAPDEQLKMGLKRCLSSLHEYNPIYARILNLHYQGYDTDHICRKLDITPGNMYVLLSRARARMRECLMKQGLLGD; this comes from the coding sequence CTGAAAGTTGTATTCGGTCTTCTCATGCATCTAAAAGATGTCGAGCAAAGCGAAAGTGAAGATATCGTGCAACAGGCCCTGACCAGAATTCTGGAGCAGTACCTGGCGACCGAAATACATACTAGTTTTGCCGCCTGGGCGCAGAAGGTGCTGGCCAATACTATTGCGGAGTATTATCGCAGGCAATCGATGATCCGACGTAAACTGGATAGTATTGCCCAAAATCGATCCGCAGAGGCCGAATTCGCTCCCGACGAACAGCTGAAAATGGGACTGAAACGTTGTCTCAGCAGTCTACACGAATACAATCCCATTTATGCTCGCATACTCAATCTGCACTACCAGGGATATGATACGGACCATATCTGCCGCAAACTGGATATCACACCGGGCAACATGTATGTATTGTTGTCGCGCGCCAGAGCCCGGATGAGAGAATGCTTAATGAAACAAGGATTGCTCGGTGACTGA
- a CDS encoding outer membrane beta-barrel protein, whose product MKRLSLLFVLVGLYACTTVQAQKIAQVGDLGVGVSGGLMLPASGDIDTENSFGDYFDVGPVFGAHVNYLAMDYLTVQCGFDYTFMKMKDDMITRDEFDGEPYFVAPNIYLNGIWNMAPFFKSESNTVNPYLLAGGGLYFWKVTDDGAGGDALVINEAGDDFSKTSFGLQFGGGVEIYATPNISILVEGKYHMIFTEDKDTFGDDFGNLGVIGLKAGLTYHFPLGSN is encoded by the coding sequence ATGAAACGTCTTTCACTGCTTTTCGTGCTGGTTGGACTGTACGCTTGTACTACGGTCCAGGCTCAGAAGATTGCCCAGGTAGGCGACCTTGGAGTCGGCGTTAGCGGCGGGTTGATGTTACCCGCTTCAGGTGATATCGACACTGAAAACTCGTTCGGTGATTATTTCGATGTTGGCCCGGTTTTCGGTGCTCACGTCAACTACCTGGCGATGGATTATCTCACGGTACAATGCGGATTCGATTACACCTTCATGAAAATGAAGGATGATATGATCACTCGGGATGAATTCGACGGTGAACCGTACTTCGTCGCTCCCAACATCTATCTCAACGGCATCTGGAACATGGCCCCGTTTTTCAAGAGTGAATCCAATACTGTCAATCCGTACCTGCTGGCCGGTGGCGGGCTGTACTTCTGGAAAGTGACCGACGACGGCGCCGGCGGCGATGCACTCGTTATCAACGAAGCCGGCGATGATTTCAGCAAAACCAGCTTCGGCCTTCAATTCGGCGGTGGGGTGGAAATCTACGCTACCCCGAACATTTCGATCCTGGTCGAAGGAAAATACCACATGATCTTCACCGAGGACAAAGACACCTTCGGTGATGATTTCGGTAATCTCGGAGTCATTGGCCTCAAGGCCGGACTAACCTACCATTTCCCGCTCGGCTCGAACTAG
- a CDS encoding TolC family protein produces the protein MRLFQHTHTALLLLILAIVVAWLPGETWSRTLDMDQFVSLVRQHSKDLQIASKDREEADAQKSQAVALALPHVGAQAGYTRNLSDLYMYLDMSSLTGEEDAGITKSVSSRNNEFSAAVSLTQTLFSGTVMNAITAARQYRRLTDFAYDATFQQIVTLSKQAFAQTLLLRKVLEVSEQSEQNALDNYNDTKSRFDNGLASEFELLQAESRYRETVPQTASARRNLELALVDLKNLAGISVDEELSLTGSLETYPEMPGPISLDQALDTRPDYNALVWEERLRRTAVSAERAGYFPSLAAVAAYGYSAQSNDFKLEEENNAWTIGLQLSIPIFQGGDTRAKVRQASIQLDKSQLELAKSRDQIEKDLRSVRLRLEEAHARIASAQAALETATKAHNIAESTTRVGLTTQLELKDTRVVLDQASVAYYTAVFEYLAAWYDWQMVSGALTDDESK, from the coding sequence ATGAGACTATTTCAACACACACATACTGCCCTCCTCCTGTTGATCCTCGCCATCGTAGTGGCATGGCTGCCCGGCGAGACATGGTCCCGAACTCTGGACATGGATCAATTCGTTTCGCTCGTGAGACAGCATTCCAAGGATTTACAGATAGCCTCCAAGGACCGCGAGGAAGCCGATGCCCAGAAATCACAAGCGGTTGCTCTCGCGCTGCCGCATGTAGGGGCTCAGGCCGGTTACACCCGCAATTTAAGCGACCTGTACATGTATCTTGATATGTCCAGTCTCACCGGTGAGGAGGACGCCGGTATTACCAAGTCGGTAAGCAGCCGCAACAATGAATTCAGCGCCGCGGTTTCGTTGACGCAGACCTTGTTCAGCGGAACGGTGATGAATGCCATTACCGCCGCTCGTCAGTATCGGAGACTGACTGATTTTGCCTACGATGCCACCTTCCAGCAGATCGTTACACTCTCCAAACAGGCGTTTGCACAAACGCTGTTGCTTCGGAAAGTCCTGGAGGTCTCGGAACAATCGGAGCAAAACGCGTTGGACAACTACAACGACACCAAGAGTCGTTTTGATAACGGCCTCGCCTCCGAATTCGAGTTGCTTCAGGCGGAATCCCGCTATCGTGAGACCGTACCGCAGACCGCCTCGGCCCGACGGAATCTCGAACTGGCTCTGGTGGATCTGAAAAACCTGGCCGGAATTTCGGTCGATGAAGAACTCTCCCTGACCGGATCACTCGAGACGTATCCCGAAATGCCTGGTCCCATCTCACTGGATCAAGCTCTCGATACACGGCCGGATTATAACGCCCTGGTCTGGGAAGAGCGCCTTCGCCGGACAGCGGTTTCGGCCGAGCGCGCAGGGTATTTTCCCTCGCTGGCAGCCGTCGCGGCTTACGGTTATTCGGCTCAGTCCAATGATTTCAAACTGGAAGAAGAAAACAATGCCTGGACCATCGGCCTGCAATTATCGATACCGATCTTCCAGGGCGGTGATACTCGCGCGAAGGTGCGCCAGGCTTCGATCCAACTCGATAAATCACAACTCGAACTGGCTAAATCGCGTGATCAGATTGAAAAAGATCTCCGCAGCGTGAGACTCAGACTCGAAGAAGCCCATGCCCGGATCGCTTCGGCTCAGGCCGCTCTGGAAACGGCAACCAAGGCTCACAACATTGCCGAGAGTACTACCCGGGTTGGCCTTACCACCCAGTTGGAACTTAAGGACACACGAGTGGTTCTCGACCAGGCCAGTGTCGCTTATTACACGGCCGTGTTCGAGTATCTTGCCGCCTGGTACGACTGGCAAATGGTCTCGGGAGCCCTGACTGATGATGAAAGCAAGTGA
- a CDS encoding efflux RND transporter periplasmic adaptor subunit, producing the protein MELIKSGLISITLLTLMGLGCSGGNTETRSMEQIHAEEGVPVRTVEVTPEHFSSSLEFTAVLTGIEESSEYAMIADRIDKITAKVGDYVKKDSVIIMFPADNPSANYYQAKVQYENSLATYNRMKQYLETGGLSRQDFDNAEAAYRVAEANWRSVRQSVLVRAPISGTISRINVRESDNVHKDDELFTISRTDRLKTRVWVPDTEIHEVTLGMPVKAIWDNRTLDGQVTQIDRSLNRQQQAFGVDVEMENVEPYIQSGVTALVEVATYVNDSAIVTARKNLLNDNESSYVFVIRDSLAHKQRVQVGTAHGLDVEIIEGLKPGDQLVVEGQTQIKEGTKVKLMSDRSKEAVAQATEE; encoded by the coding sequence ATGGAGTTGATTAAAAGCGGCCTGATTTCAATAACCTTACTCACCCTTATGGGACTCGGCTGTAGCGGCGGCAATACCGAGACACGCAGCATGGAACAGATCCACGCTGAAGAAGGAGTACCCGTCCGGACGGTCGAGGTCACACCCGAGCATTTTTCCAGTTCACTCGAATTCACAGCGGTTCTGACCGGAATCGAGGAATCATCGGAATATGCCATGATTGCGGATCGTATCGATAAAATCACGGCCAAAGTCGGTGATTACGTTAAAAAGGATTCCGTAATCATTATGTTCCCGGCCGATAATCCCTCGGCCAATTATTACCAGGCCAAAGTTCAATACGAGAACTCCCTGGCAACCTATAATCGAATGAAGCAATATCTGGAAACAGGTGGGCTTTCCCGACAGGATTTCGATAACGCCGAGGCGGCCTATCGAGTCGCCGAGGCCAACTGGCGTTCGGTTCGGCAGTCAGTCCTGGTGAGGGCGCCTATCAGCGGCACCATCAGCCGTATCAATGTCCGCGAGTCGGATAACGTCCACAAGGACGATGAGTTGTTCACGATCTCTCGCACGGATCGACTTAAAACCCGGGTATGGGTTCCGGACACGGAAATCCATGAGGTCACACTCGGCATGCCGGTCAAGGCCATCTGGGACAACCGCACGCTTGACGGCCAAGTGACCCAGATAGATCGCTCGCTTAACCGTCAGCAACAGGCTTTCGGCGTAGACGTAGAAATGGAAAATGTCGAGCCCTATATCCAGAGCGGAGTAACCGCCCTCGTAGAAGTTGCCACTTATGTAAACGATTCGGCCATAGTGACCGCTCGCAAGAACCTCCTCAACGACAATGAGAGTTCATATGTATTCGTGATCCGCGATTCTCTTGCCCATAAACAACGCGTCCAAGTCGGCACCGCTCATGGATTGGACGTTGAAATCATCGAAGGGCTTAAGCCGGGTGATCAACTGGTCGTTGAAGGTCAAACCCAGATCAAAGAAGGCACAAAAGTCAAACTCATGTCCGATCGAAGCAAGGAAGCTGTGGCTCAGGCCACCGAGGAATAG